A stretch of the Lineus longissimus chromosome 12, tnLinLong1.2, whole genome shotgun sequence genome encodes the following:
- the LOC135497068 gene encoding uncharacterized protein LOC135497068 yields MNMRVLCLFVLICVTLNRAEKAKEHRIKKRHLGSLARHNWLPKPAIRYYPFLPSDDDRLPYAEPLYMRDRRYLGSLLRSGFGTRKENYPWWKNPDGSVENTEMYKYPGVFGVGEVPRDQRKREYDDYETEVWGEGHLPDWLDMGVDDGPARRRRETEESDSDDLDDEVIKRHLGSAMKLRLGKEDDKRHLGSLMRGKFGKRNDESEFDKRHLGSAMKSRLGKKDDDEFDKRHLGSAMKSRLGKKDDDEFDRRHLGSAMRLGKKDDEEFDKRHLGSAMKSRLGKKDDDEFDKRHLGSAMKSRLGKKDDDEFDKRHLGSAMRLGKKDDEEFDKRHLGSAMKSRLGKKDDDEFDKRHLGSAMKSRLGKKDDEEFDKRHLGSAMRLGKKDDDDEFEKRHLGSAMKSRLGKKDDDEFDKRHLGSAMKSRLGKKDDDEFDKRHLGSAMRLGKKDDDEFDKRHIGSAMKSRLGKKDDDEFDKRHLGSAMKSRQSKKDDDEFDKRHLGSAMKSRLGKKDDDEFDKRHLGSALRLGKKDDDEFDKRHLGSAMKSRLGKKDDDEFDKRHLGSAMRLGKKDNEDSGRNSESKRHLGSLMKGKFGKKDGEFEKRHLGSLRKSQFRKMDQNELDKRHLGSLMKGKFGKKDDEGEVGKRHLGSAMKSRLGKKDEIDKRHLGSAMKAKFGKKDDVEVDKRHLGSIARGRTRSRRSADVLGREESKRHLGRARNWRIGKRDDESDEIEFEKRHLGSAMNVRFGKRFNDDEDVVDKRHLGALMRSRLRHREDDDDVDKRHLGSAMGSRFRMYDKRHLGSVMTSRYRLYQNRVNGMRNKKRDWEDAEVDDAETKRFLGAAIRYRQRQREADKDKRHLGSAMKFGKRHLGSALNYLRDSRYNVANKENQKRSTEQES; encoded by the coding sequence ATTAAGAAGCGTCACCTTGGGTCCCTCGCCCGTCACAACTGGCTTCCAAAGCCCGCCATCCGATACTACCCGTTCCTTCCGTCCGATGATGACAGACTGCCTTACGCCGAACCCCTCTACATGCGCGATCGGCGCTATCTCGGCTCTTTGCTTCGCTCGGGGTTTGGCACGAGGAAGGAAAATTACCCTTGGTGGAAAAACCCAGATGGTAGTGTAGAAAACACGGAAATGTACAAATATCCGGGAGTTTTTGGAGTGGGAGAAGTCCCGCGAGATCAACGGAAACGAGAGTATGATGATTATGAAACCGAGGTTTGGGGTGAAGGTCATTTGCCTGATTGGTTGGATATGGGAGTGGATGACGGACCTGCAAGGCGGAGGCGTGAAACAGAAGAGTCCGATTCTGATGATTTGGATGATGAGGTGATAAAGCGACACCTGGGGTCGGCAATGAAGTTGAGACTGGGTAAAGAAGATGACAAACGCCATCTAGGATCTCTGATGAGGGGAAAATTTGGCAAGAGGAATGATGAATCTGAATTTGATAAACGCCACCTTGGATCAGCGATGAAATCTAGGCTGGGTAAAAAGGATGATGACGAATTTGATAAACGCCACCTTGGATCAGCAATGAAATCAAGGCTGGGTAAAAAGGATGATGACGAATTTGATAGACGCCACCTTGGATCAGCAATGAGGCTGggtaaaaaagatgatgaggaatTCGATAAACGACACCTTGGATCGGCGATGAAATCTAGGCTGGGTAAAAAAGATGATGACGAATTTGATAAACGACATCTTGGATCAGCAATGAAATCAAGGCTGGGTAAAAAGGATGATGACGAATTTGATAAACGCCACCTTGGATCAGCGATGAGGCTGggtaaaaaagatgatgaggaatTCGATAAACGACACCTTGGATCGGCGATGAAATCTAGGCTGGGTAAAAAGGATGATGACGAATTTGATAAACGACATCTTGGTTCGGCAATGAAATCAAGGCTGGGTAAAAAGGATGATGAAGAATTTGATAAACGCCACCTTGGATCAGCTATGAGGCTGGGTAAaaaggatgatgacgatgaattTGAAAAACGACATCTTGGATCAGCAATGAAATCTAGGCTGGGTAAAAAGGATGATGACGAATTTGATAAACGACATCTTGGATCAGCAATGAAATCAAGGCTGGGtaaaaaggatgatgatgaatttgataAACGCCACCTTGGATCAGCTATGAGGCTTGGTAAAAAGGATGATGACGAATTTGATAAACGCCACATTGGATCAGCAATGAAATCTAGGCTGGGTAAAAAGGATGATGACGAATTTGATAAACGCCACCTTGGATCAGCAATGAAATCTAGGCAGAGTAAAAAGGATGATGACGAATTTGATAAACGCCACCTTGGATCAGCAATGAAATCAAGGCTGGGTAAAAAGGATGATGACGAATTTGATAAACGCCACCTTGGATCAGCTCTGAGGCTGGGTAAAAAGGATGATGACGAATTTGATAAACGACATCTTGGATCAGCAATGAAATCAAGGCTGGGtaaaaaggatgatgatgaatttgataAACGCCACCTTGGATCAGCAATGAGGTTGGGTAAAAAAGATAATGAAGATTCGGGTAGAAATAGTGAAAGCAAGAGGCATTTGGGTTCGTTGATGAAGGGAAAGTTTGGTAAGAAAGATGGTGAATTTGAGAAACGTCATCTCGGTTCACTCCGAAAATCACAGTTCAGGAAAATGGATCAGAATGAACTTGACAAACGCCATCTTGGATCTCTAATGAAGGGAAAATTTGGGAAAAAGGATGATGAAGGGGAGGTTGGCAAGCGTCATCTGGGGTCCGCTATGAAGTCCAGATTAGGCAAAAAGGATGAAATCGATAAACGCCACCTGGGGTCCGCCATGAAGGCAAAATTTGGCAAGAAAGACGACGTCGAGGTGGACAAACGCCATCTTGGTTCGATCGCGCGAGGTAGAACGAGATCGAGGCGGTCAGCCGATGTCCTTGGCCGTGAGGAATCCAAGAGGCATCTCGGGAGGGCGAGAAACTGGCGCATTGGGAAGCGAGATGATGAGAGTGACGAGATTGAGTTCGAAAAGCGCCACCTAGGATCGGCAATGAACGTCCGTTTTGGGAAACGTTTTAACGATGACGAGGATGTTGTTGATAAAAGACATCTGGGTGCTTTAATGAGGTCAAGGTTACGTCACCgagaagatgacgatgacgttgataAGCGCCACCTGGGGTCCGCCATGGGATCTCGGTTTAGAATGTATGACaaacgccatcttggatcagtGATGACCTCCAGATACCGGCTGTACCAGAATCGAGTGAATGGTATGAGGAACAAGAAACGGGACTGGGAAGACGCGGAGGTCGATGATGCTGAAACTAAGAGATTCCTCGGTGCAGCTATAAGATACAGACAGCGCCAGAGGGAGGCAGATAAAGACAAGCGACATCTAGGCTCTGCCATGAAGTTTGGTAAACGCCATTTAGGATCTGCTCTGAACTATCTGAGGGATTCGCGGTATAACGTAGCGAACAAGGAAAACCAGAAACGGTCAACTGAACAAGAATCTTAG